In a genomic window of Helianthus annuus cultivar XRQ/B chromosome 10, HanXRQr2.0-SUNRISE, whole genome shotgun sequence:
- the LOC110882496 gene encoding protein FAR1-RELATED SEQUENCE 5-like produces the protein MADTATEVEWTFERLYLLDEWKIMVQDVKKRSARYGSGIVRKSPRTGKLSYIPDVNISKRPQVGMRFRTVDEAYAFYENYAKLGGFTIRKNTQKMIKGIVILKYFTCSKEGKKTFQKIDTVNEMDVDNVKGKQCRTRPSIRTSCLASIKVHRFDDMTYKIYSFYEEHNHTLVEEGDYQFLSAARNLSVVQEDFIQNLSKLNIGHVQAFNIMRTHYGGFEEVGATTVYCKNLKRDINAYIGKHDAEMVVSCLMDKKRYLPDFSCEYLIDEKGELRGLFWADEEMKHNYMQFGDVIAFYSTFRSNKYDMVFIPFTGIDNHHKNVTFGVALLASETAESYNWLLSASKKCYGREPRVVVTDQDPAMKKVIREVFTTSRHRLCMWHIMKKVAEKVGPTLKKDKSFRQRICDIVWTDAIQSEDFEEKWKEIMSYFHLTGNKWLSDMYAIRNDWIPAYYRHENMSGLMRTTSRSESENRFFGQFRSSSHTLVEFISHFETAIETQRYKHWKNDHDTRNTTPDWVTDLNFEREANEIYTRNIFNDLQHELLLGVTESHSMNVEQVGEFIKFSIKDLDVEGSLLREVLFREDDMEIKCSCGRYEQYGVLCRHIFLVLKMSKVETFPKKYVMRRWTRDVVPRKTVTSVKENAEANQTVDGVNKVVREIMIGAEYIVDKLSKDMEKLALYRDKVKGDIAQLDEICGSSQPIQKKDRIATLLGFK, from the exons ATGGCTGATACAGCGACCGAAG TTGAGTGGACTTTTGAGAGGTTGTATTTATTGGATGAATGGAAGATCATGGTTCAAGATGTGAAAA AGCGAAGTGCTAGATATGGATCTGGAATTGTCCGGAAATCACCACGTACCGGTAAACTTAGTTATATTCCGGATGTAAATATATCTAAAAGACCACAAGTTGGTATGCGCTTTAGGACAGTTGATGAAGCTTATGCTTTCTACGAGAATTATGCCAAGTTGGGTGGTTTTACAATTCGCAAGAACACACAAAAAATGATTAAAGGTATTGTTATACTGAAGTACTTTACGTGTTCTAAGGAGGGGAAGAAAACATTTCAGAAAATTGACACAGTCAATGAGATGGATGTGGATAACGTAAAAGGTAAACAATGTCGAACAAGGCCTTCTATACGTACAAGTTGTCTTGCAAGTATAAAGGTTCATAGATTTGACGATATGACCTACAAGATTTACTCTTTTTACGAAGAGCATAATCATACACTTGTGGAAGAGGGGGATTATCAGTTTTTGAGTGCTGCTAGAAATTTGtctgttgttcaagaagattttATTCAGAACTTGTCAAAGTTGAATATTGGACATGTTCAAGCATTCAACATTATGAGAACTCATTATGGTGGTTTTGAGGAAGTTGGCGCCACAACAGTTTATTGTAAGAACTTGAAGAGAGATATTAATGCTTACATTGGTAAACACGATGCTGAAATGGTTGTTTCTTGTTTGATGGACAAGAAACGTTATTTACCTGATTTTTCATGTGAGTATCTCATTGATGAGAAAGGTGAGCTTCGTGGTCTGTTTTGGGCTGACGAAGAAATGAAGCATAATTATATGCAATTTGGGGATGTTATCGCATTCTATTCCACGTTTCGTTCAAATAA ATATGACATGGTATTTATCCCTTTCACCGGCATAGATAATCATCACAAGAATGTTACCTTTGGTGTTGCTCTGTTAGCATCAGAGACTGCTGAGTCATATAATTGGTTATTATCGGCTTCTAAAAAATGTTATGGACGGGAACCACGTGTAGTTGTTACTGATCAAGACCCCGCGATGAAAAAGGTGATACGGGAGGTGTTTACTACGAGTCGACACCGGCTGTGCATGTGGCACATCATGAAAAAGGTTGCCGAAAAG GTTGGGCCGACGTTGAAGAAAGATAAGTCTTTTAGACAACGCATTTGTGACATTGTTTGGACTGATGCAATTCAGTCGGAGGACTTTGAGGAAAAGTGGAAAGAAATCATGAGTTATTTTCATTTGACTGGAAACAAATGGTTGTCCGATATGTATGCAATTAGGAATGATTGGATCCCTGCTTATTATCGTCACGAGAACATGTCAGGTTTGATGCGAACAACATCTCGTTCAGAGAGCGAGAATCGTTTTTTTGGCCAATTTAGAAGCAGCAGTCATACCCTTGTTGAATTCATCAGTCATTTTGAAACGGCAATTGAGACACAACGATACAAGCATTGGAAAAATGATCACGACACAAGGAATACAACTCCGGATTGGGTTACGGATTTAAATTTTGAGAGAGAAGCTAATGAAATATATACCAGGAATATATTTAACGATCTTCAGCATGAGTTACTCCTCGGTGTTACAGAATCACACTCTATGAACGTTGAACAAGTCGGTGAATTTATTAAGTTTTCAATTAAGGATTTAGATGTTGAAGGTTCACTCTTGCGTGAG GTGCTTTTTCGAGAAGATGATATGGAAATAAAATGTAGTTGTGGTAGGTATGAACAATATGGTGTGCTATGTAGGCACATATTTTTGGTGCTAAAGATGTCTAAGGTTGAAACTTTtcctaaaaaatatgttatgaGAAGATGGACGAGAGATGTTGTCCCAAGGAAGACTGTTACGTCAGTTAAGGAGAACGCCGAAGCTAATCAGACAGTGGACGGTGTTAATAAAGTTGTACGTGAAATTATGATTGGGGCTGAGTATATTGTTGATAAATTGTCAAAGGACATGGAGAAGTTGGCGTTGTATAGAGATAAAGTTAAAGGAGATATAGCTCAACTAGATGAGATTTGCGGGTCTTCTCAACCTATACAGAAGAAGGACAGAATTGCTACTTTGCTTGGGTTTAAGTAA